Proteins encoded by one window of Lycium barbarum isolate Lr01 chromosome 11, ASM1917538v2, whole genome shotgun sequence:
- the LOC132616528 gene encoding 2-methyl-6-phytyl-1,4-hydroquinone methyltransferase, chloroplastic-like, whose product MASSILSGAENFKILSGISPYGSSFLGSELNIKSFPQKGIVSYSRNLNSKSRRTLRPVKCSLSASRPVSQPRFIQHKKEAFWFYRFLSIVYDHVINPGHWTEDMRDDALEPAELHSRYLQVVDVGGGTGFTTLGIVKHVDAKNVTIIDQSPHQLAKARQKEPLKECKIIEGDAEDLPFPTDSFDRYVSAGSIEYWPDPQRGIKEAYRVLTIGGVACVIGPVYPTFWLSRFFADVWMLFPKEEEYIEWFKKAGFTQVKLKRIGPKWYRGVRRHGLIMGCSVTGVKPYAGESPLELGPKVEDVSKPVNPFVFLLRFMLGIMAASYYVLVPIYMWLKDQIVPKGQPI is encoded by the exons ATGGCTTCTTCAATATTGAGTGGAGCTGAGAATTTCAAGATTCTTAGTGGAATTTCTCCCTATGGGTCATCGTTTCTTGGTTCAGAATTGAATATTAAGAGTTTTCCTCAAAAGGGTATTGTGAGTTATTCAAGGAATTTGAATTCTAAATCAAGAAGAACTCTAAGACCTGTTAAATGTAGTTTGTCTGCTTCAAGGCCAGTTTCTCAACCACGATTCATACAACACAAAAAGGAAGCATTTTGGTTTTACAG GTTCTTGTCTATTGTGTATGACCATGTGATAAATCCTGGGCATTGGACTGAAGATATGAGAGATGATGCACTTGAGCCTGCTGAGCTACACAGTAGGTATTTGCAAGTGGTGGATGTAGGTGGTGGAACTGGATTTACAACTCTTGGAATTGTTAAGCATGTTGATGCTAAAAATGTGACAATTATTGATCAGTCGCCACATCAGCTTGCTAAGGCTAGACAAAAGGAACCATTGAAAGAGTGCAAGATAATTGAAGGAGATGCTGAGGATCTTCCATTTCCTACTGATTCTTTTGATAGATATGTTTCAGCTGGAAG CATTGAGTATTGGCCAGATCCACAGCGTGGTATCAAGGAAGCTTACCGAGTACTAACCATAGGTGGGGTTGCTTGCGTAATTGGTCCGGTCTACCCGACATTTTGGTTATCTCGTTTCTTCGCAGATGTGTGGATGCTCTTTCCAAAAGAAGAAGAATATATAGAGTGGTTTAAAAAGGCTGGTTTCACACAAGTTAAACTCAAGCGTATCGGCCCAAAATGGTATCGTGGTGTCCGCCGGCACGGGCTAATCATGGGCTGCTCTGTGACTGGTGTGAAGCCATATGCTGGGGAATCTCCATTGGAG CTCGGTCCTAAGGTTGAGGATGTGAGCAAGCCTGTAAACCCGTTCGTATTTCTCTTGAGATTCATGCTTGGCATAATGGCTGCAAGTTACTACGTGCTCGTTCCGATATACATGTGGCTCAAGGATCAAATCGTCCCGAAAGGTCAGCCCATCTAA
- the LOC132617212 gene encoding vegetative cell wall protein gp1-like, which yields MLRVSLNWPKYYSLMRRIIIPIANTKSSTLLLQITSNSSLRLIRKMNQEVPQMPGQHENLPSDFPTTTTPPIISTPTDAPPAVEDSPFVPDFDAIPPIRSGENPPTPSPSPTAPRTDTPEFSDPPNTLPPGPDAPRPPTSPPSGQPEESPPRTPDGLPPNKQPPDPAEQIRTSNVKSE from the exons ATGCTGAGAGTTTCATTAAATTGGCCCAAGTACTACTCTTTAATGAGAAGAATCATTATTCCTATAGCCAACACAAAATCTTCAACACTCCTCCTTCAAATTACTTCAAATAGTTCACTTAGGCTTATAAGGAAAATGAACCAAGAGGTACCTCAAATGCCTGGCCAACATGAAAATCTTCCATCTGATTTCCCTACTACCACAACACCACCAATTATATCTACACCCACCGATGCACCACCGGCAGTGGAGGACTCCCCTTTCGTACCGGACTTTGATGCTATTCCACCTATAAGATCAG GTGAAAATCCTCCAACACCATCTCCATCACCAACTGCACCACGAACTGACACTCCTGAATTTTCTGATCCGCCAAATACTTTGCCGCCTGGCCCCGATGCACCGCGACCGCCCACGTCACCACCATCCGGACAGCCAGAAGAGTCCCCACCACGCACTCCAGATGGTTTGCCTCCTAATAAACAACCTCCAGATCCTGCAGAGCAAATTAGAACATCTAATGTCAAATCTGAATAG